A segment of the Streptomyces sp. NBC_00376 genome:
CCGTCCTGGACCAGCGCGGTCCTGTACGGCTTCACCGCGGGATGACTGTCGGGCTCCAGCAGCAGCTCGGTGCCGTCGGGGTCCTCCGGCGAGACCACGGTCAGCCACCGGTCCTTGCCCAACGGGACCTCGGTCTTCTTCACGAAGCCCAGCACGTCCGTATAGAAGCGCAGGGCCTTGTCCTGGTCGTCGACGAAGACACTGGACAGGTGGATCCTCATGGGGTGCTCTCCGGATTGCCGGGCCTGAGCCACCGGGTCACGATGCGCTCAAGGGGTTGGGTGTTCAGGTCGTGGAACTTGTAGCGGCCCTGGCGCCGCGTACGGACCAGGCCCGCGGACTCCAGTACGGCCAGATGCTGGCTGATCGCCTGGCGGGACAGCCCCAGACCGTGCTTGGTCACCAGCCGTGTGCATATCTCGAACAGGGTCTGGCCGTCCCGTTCCACCAGCTCGTCGAGGATGCGCCGACGCGTCGGGTCGGCCAGCGCCTTGAAGACATCATCCGCCACGCCCCACACCATAGGCAAGCATCGACTTGCCTATCAAACGGGGGCCTGCGACACCTACCGTCCTGCGACCGGCAGCAGGACGATCAGCCGGGTACCCGGCCGGTTGTCCTCGATGTGGATGGTGCCGTGGTGGGCCTCGACGATGTCGCGGACGATGGCGAGGCCGAGGCCGCTGCCGCCGGTGTCCCGGGCCCGGGCGTCGTCCAGGCGGGTGAACCGGTCGAAGACGCGTTCCCGGTCCGCCCCGGGAATGCCGGGGCCGTCGTCGGCGACGACCAGTCGCGCGGTGTCGTGCAGCGTACGGAGGCTTATGTCGATCCGGGTCGAGGCATGGCGCAGCGCGTTGTCCAGGAGGTTGCGCACGACGCGGGCGAGGGCGTCCTCGTCGCCGGTCAGGCGTGCCGCGCCGACGGCGTGCTGATCGATCACGAGTCCGGTGCGGCTGCGGGCCTCGCGTACCTCGGCGAAGACGATCTCGTCCAGGTCCACGGGACTGGTCCGCAGCCGGGGCCGGGCGTCGAGCCGTGCGAGCCGCAGGAGGTCGTCGACGAGACCGTTCAGCCGCTCGGTCTCCCGGAGCAGGGCGGGTACGAGGGT
Coding sequences within it:
- a CDS encoding VOC family protein produces the protein MRIHLSSVFVDDQDKALRFYTDVLGFVKKTEVPLGKDRWLTVVSPEDPDGTELLLEPDSHPAVKPYRTALVQDGIPAASFAVDDVNAEFDRLRGLGVRFTQDPLEMGPVTTAVLDDTCGNLIQIVHSK
- a CDS encoding ArsR/SmtB family transcription factor, translating into MADDVFKALADPTRRRILDELVERDGQTLFEICTRLVTKHGLGLSRQAISQHLAVLESAGLVRTRRQGRYKFHDLNTQPLERIVTRWLRPGNPESTP